DNA from Sulfurimonas xiamenensis:
TATAAGACAATCAATATTGCTTACATCAATCTCTTCAACACCAACAGCAGTAATGCCATCAGCAATAATCATAATATTGGAATTTATCTCTTTTACAGCTTTGGCAATCTCTTCAACAGGATGACGAAGTCCACCTGCTGATTCACTAACTTGAATCGCAATAGCATCGATATTAGAGTCGCTTTTTATCAATGCAACAACTTCTTCAACACTTACAGGAGTATCCCACTCATTTTTTATCTCAATATTTCCAAGTCCATGAGCTACAGCAATTTTTCCAAATCTCTCGCCAAATTTTCCGGAGTTTACATTTAAAAGAGTATTATGACACAAGTTTATAACAGCAGCTTCCATCGCTCCCGTTCCACTGGATGCAAGCATAACAACCTCATCACTTTTAAACAAATCAAAAAGATATTTTCTAGTTTTTTCAAAAATAGCTTCAAATTCGGGTGTGCGGTGATGCATCGTCTCATCACTCATTGCATTACGAACATTTTGGGGTACCGGGGTCGGTCCAGGAGTAAAAAGTAGCATTTAAAAATTCCTAAAATAGATTATTATTAAAACCACGCATTATATCCAAATAACTTAAATTGACACTTTATTTTTATGCTAGAATTGCATTGAAAATTTTAAAATTTTACAGGTCAAGGATTTTTATGACACTATTTGATTCAGTGATTTTAGGCATAATTGAAGGTTTTACGGAGTTTTTGCCTATCTCTTCTACAGGTCATCTTATAGTTGCAAGCCATTTTTTAGATATAGAACAAAATAGTGTAAACAAGGCATATGAGGTTATCATTCAATTCTCTGCGATTTTGGCTGTTATCTTTAACTATAAGGATAAATTTAGCATAAAAAAAATTGATTTGTGGATGAAAGTTTTTATTGCATTTCTTCCTTTGGCTATTATCGGCTTTATCTTCTCTTCACAAATAAAAGAACTCTTTAATGTAACTATTGTGGCAGTTATGTTTATTGCCGGCGGAATACTTTTTTTGATAGTAGAGAAATTTTTTATACATGAAGATGCTCATACAACCCACAGTGTTGAGGATGTCACCCTGAAACAATCTCTAATAATAGGTTTCGCTCAAGTATTCGCACTCATTCCCGGAACTAGTAGGGCTGGTTCCACAATTATTGGTGCTCTTCTTGTAGGACTCAATCGAAAAACAAGTGCAGAGTTTAGTTTTTTGTTGGCATTTCCGGTTATGAGCGCTGTTGCCGCTTACGATTTGCTAAAATATTATAA
Protein-coding regions in this window:
- a CDS encoding undecaprenyl-diphosphate phosphatase, coding for MTLFDSVILGIIEGFTEFLPISSTGHLIVASHFLDIEQNSVNKAYEVIIQFSAILAVIFNYKDKFSIKKIDLWMKVFIAFLPLAIIGFIFSSQIKELFNVTIVAVMFIAGGILFLIVEKFFIHEDAHTTHSVEDVTLKQSLIIGFAQVFALIPGTSRAGSTIIGALLVGLNRKTSAEFSFLLAFPVMSAVAAYDLLKYYKDFTDTNIMVLTVGFVTSFIVAYLTIKLFLKFLDKFTFVSFGIYRILFGVILLTIFH